CTTTGCCCGAAAAAGCCACACATTCCTGCCCAAGCTCTTCTTCAGAAAAATGTCATCCTCAGGAGCTAAGGACAAGCCAGAGCTGCAATTCCCTTTCCTTCAAGATGAGGACACGGTGGCTACTCTGCACGAGTGCAAGACCTTGTTCATCCTGCGAGGCCTGCCGGGCAGCGGCAAGTCCACTCTGGCTCGGCTCATCCTGGAGAAGTACCACAATGGCACCAAGATGGTGTCCGCTGATGCTTACAAGATCATTCCTGGCTCTCGGGCAGACTTCTCCGAGGCATACAAGCGGCTGGACGAGGACCTGGCTGGCTACTGCCGccgggacatcagggttcttgtGCTTGATGACACCAACCATGAGCGGGAGCGACTAGATCAGCTTTTTGAAATGGCAGACCAGTACCAGTACCAGGTGGTGCTGGTGGAGCCCAAGACAGCGTGGCGACTAGACTGTGCCCAGCTCAAGGAGAAGAACCAGTGGCAGCTGTCGGCCGATGACCTGAAGAAGCTGAAGCCCGGACTGGAGAAGGACTTTCTGCCACTCTACTTTGGCTGGTTCCTGACCAAAAAGAGTTCTGAGACCCTCCGAAAAGCTGGCCAGGTCTTTCTGGAGGAGCTGGGGAATCACAAGGCCTTCAAGAAAGAGCTTCGACACTGTAGGTGGTTGTGGGGAGGGAGCGGGGCAGCTAAAGCCTTGTGCTTTGCCTGTGATGGAGAGCCAGACATCGTGGCTGCTGAGCTCAAAGGATGGGGTTGACGGGTGGAAGATACAGGGAGCAGCTTCTAGGACTAGCCAGGAGCAAGGCTTTAGTGGAGAAGGACATGCCCATAGCTCCTTTcttgcccccctcctccccccagcaCCAGGATACCCTCCCCATTTGGCTCTAGACCTCCATCTGAGTCTTGGAGGTGGGAAAACTAATTCTCATCGCCATATCCTCTAACCTCAGCGGAAGGAGACCAAGGCTGTCAGAATAGATAGCTGAATAGATGTTTCCAAGCAGATGAAGTGGAAACCTAAACTGCAAAAAGTAGCAAGGCCAAGCCTGTGTGACTTTCCAGAGGATGGGTCTTGGGCTCCCCCATGGCATCTCAAGCTGTAGAGAACCCGGCTTCAtgccttctagaacattctctccACATAAGAGACATGCCCAGAAAGGATGTAAGAGTTGCCACCTGTACCTGGGTAGGAGCCAGGAGGATTCTTTCCTGGCAAGGGCTGTTGGCTCCAATGAGTGGATAGCCTGGGGTAGGGAAGAGTGTCCCACGGTGGTTGAGTCTTgggtgttttgtgttgttttgttggaGACAGAGTCTATGTAGCCttccatggctggcctggaactcactccatccatcaggctggtctctgacttgcagtaattctcctgcctttaccttcccCAGTACTGGAGAGACAGGCACTCTCAATTTTAGCTGGTCTGCAAACAAACCCCTTCATTCTGTTGTTTGACTGCTCAGAGGCAAACAGGTCCTTCGTGCCCTTGTGAGTTCTCAGAAAACTTGTTTCTGGGTTCCTAAGGCTCAAACTCTTACAGGGAAGACGTTGGTTGGGAGCCAGCCCACTTTTTGTATAGGGTAAGGGGCAACGCTAAAGGCCAGGGCTTGTGGCCAGAGCCGGTAGTGCTGGCTCGGGCACGATTACTGTTTGATGCTGGCTTTGGCCACAAACACCAGAAGGCTTTTCTGCTCGGAGTGTGACAGGGGACATCAGAGACAATAACAGGGCGTGCTCAGAATAGAGGACCCCTTGAAGCGTTAGCTTTTGGGAAGGAATGGAAAAGCTAGAGTCGGAATTCAGCCACCAAGCTTGGCCTCTGTTTGGAAGCTCAGCTTTGACATCCTGCTCCTCAGCCACTGTCCCACTGTCCCCAGGTCCCTTCCTGTTCCAGGCCCTTGGCTTGCTCTCCTCCACGCATGCCTGCAGGGCATGTGGGGTCAGTCACCCCTGGGTGAAATGGTTGCTGTAAATCTCAGAGGCCCTGAGGAATTTGGGGGTATGGCAACTGGAACTGTCACAGTGGACTGACCGCGTGTCCCAGGTGGCTAGTAAGTGGCAGGATGGCTTTCGTTTCCCCGTGTACCACCTTTCCCTGCTTTCCCTTGTCCTTGGCTTGTATTGCCTAGCCCTATGTTACATATGCCTGAGAACTCAGGTAGAGATGTGAAGCTCTATATGCTGTAATGCCAGCATGGTTTAGTTTGTTCCCTGTCCAACATTAAACCCAGGACCCTATGCATGCTGGGCAAGGACCCCAGCTgccttctcccccctcccacttccccccCCACCTTGAgaactccagatcttcctgcATCTATTTTCCTGGAGCTAGGATTACATGTGTATGTCACCATGCTTGCTTTACGCGGTGCCAGTACTGGGGACTCAACCTGGTGCGTTGGTGCAGGCCAGGCCAGCATTCTGCCCACTGACCTTCGTCTCCAGCTAGCAAATAAACGATGCACAGCAGAGCCGCCCGAGAACGTCTTAGTGATGGCCCTGGTTTTGGCCTGCAGTTTCCAAGATAGGTGTTGGTAGGCCCAGCTCCCCACCTTTGACCGGACCCTTTTCTCTTTTGCAGTTATTTCTGGGGACGAACCCAAGGAGAAGCTTGAGCTAGTCAGCTACTTCGGAAAGAGACCTCCAGGCGTGCTGCACTGTACAACCAAATTCTGTGACTACGGGAAGGCTGCCGGGGCGGAGGAATACGCCCAACAGGAGGTGAGTCCTCCTGCCCCAGGGATGCCCTGGTGGAGGTGGGAAGGGTAGGTGGGTTGGAGTACCTCCTGGAACTGCAGTGTAGAGCGGAGACATCACACAGTGGTTGGAGAAGTGTGGCCTCCAGTCTTTGGTGTAGTCTGTACTCTTCTGATAGCCTCTCTTAGGGCCTCATGAGTCCCATCTCTACCCAGGGCCTGCCGAAGGGCCTTCTCCTTGACATAGATTTATGGAGAATGCCAGGCTGCAGCAGGTTCATGTTCTGGCTTCTCAAACCCCTGTTAAGTCCCAGAGTCTCAAATGCTAAGAGTCCTGTGCCCCAGGGAGCCTGTTCTACTGGCCTTGCTTCAGAGGGAGTGGCTCAGGATATTGAGCCACCTATTCCTGCACCAGAGCACAGCCCATGGCCAGATACAGGCATGTTGCCTACTTCCTAACTTCCTTTACCACGGCCTTCTCCGCAGCCACTCACCTGCTTGCTTACTGGCCAATCCCCGGGGGAAATGGCAGCTAAGGGCCCGCCGTTCATAGCCTTGTCCGCCGTGTTCTCAAAGCCTAGTCTAGTGCCATGGCTGAATTATGTACTGTCGCTCCTTCCTACTGTCCTACTGTCCGCTCACTAAGCACCTGCCACATACCGCTGCTGGAACAGAAGTTCATGAACAAAAAGATTTTACAGTTGggtcacatgaactcacagaagggGGTCAGGTGTGGCTGGAGGTGACCAGACAGTAGACCACGGTGTGTTGGTGGAGGGAGCTGTGGAGCAACAGTAGTTGTTGATCCAGTCTCTTCACCTACCACTCTGTCAATCCTGTTTGCTTGGAGGTAGGCGCTAGTGTCCCCTCTCTCTTCCAAGTGAACAGCCAAGAAGAGAGGCCAGCAGTACACTCAGAGCCTCAGGCTTAGTAAACGGGGTTTGTATCTGGTGTCTCTCTGAGAGCCTTTTTCCAACCTTAGCTTGAGTGGCTTGTGCTGTGTGTTTATTTGgtctgcctttaaaaaaagacCCCTGCACACCTTttaccccagcactctggaagcagaggcaggaggatctctgagttggaggtcagcttggtctccagggtgagttccaggacagccagggctacagagaaaaacctttctcaaaaacaacacaaaacaagacCCCCTGCACAGCCACACTCATTTTCCCCCCTGGGGATGGACCACCCTCGGCAGCTTTGCCAGCAGTCCCTCTAACATGggccccctcctctttccccaggTGGTGAAGAGATCGTATGGCAAGGCCTTCAAACTGTCCATCTCTGCTCTCTTTGTGACACCCAAGACAGCCGGGGCCCAGGTGGTGCTGAATGAGCAGGAGCTGCTGTTGTGGCCAAGTGATCTGGACAAGCCATCTGCCTCCGAGGGCCTGCCCCCAGGGAGCCGAGCTCACGTCACCTTAGGCTGTGCGGCTGACGTGCAGCCAGTGCAGACAGGTCTTGACCTCTTAGATATTTTACAGCAGATGAAGGGGGGCAGCCAAGGTGAGGCAGTGGGTGAGCTACCCCGGGGCAAGCTCTATTCCCTGGGCAAAGGGCGCTGGATGCTGAGCCTGACTAAGAAGATGGAGGTCAAAGCCATCTTCACGGGGTACTATGGGAAGGGCAAACCTGTGCCCATACATGGCAGCCGGAAGGGGGGTGCCATGCAGATCTGCACCATCATCTGAGGGTTCACACCACTCACCACTGTACCATTGCTGTGGACACAGCAACATGCCTTCCActtgatttttaagatttttttttttttactcaaagcTAACGTACCTATAACTTTTTAGGAGCCTGTAAAATAACCACCAGTTCCTTGTGCCCACTCTCTTCCCCTTAATACTCAGCTCTTAAAACACAGGCGGGTAGGCAGACAAAGATACCATTCAGGAACCTGGACCAGAGGTGGTGATAAAAGGGCTGGGTCATTGGGCCTGCAGTGGCATCTGCCCAGATGCATCCAGGAACTTGTTAACCCTCCCTTAGCCCCTGCCCATCCAAAGCTGGGCACACACACCTCAGAGCTGCCACACGCTAGGGACAAATGCTACTGCCACAGGAAAACGGTGGTAGCTTAGAGAGGGGTCAGATCCCTGGGTGCCAGTCTTAATCACTATCGCTAGAGCCCTTAGGGaggcttgggctacatagtgggcTGTAAAAGGGGCTTACCTCTCACCTTTGGTCATTCCTAAGTCCCTATCTCCTTCACACTGTAACTAGGGTAATGGTGTGATCACTAGGGGAGAAAATGGAATTACCAGAAGCCACATCTCTGGTTTCGGTCCGGCCATCTACAGCAGCATGTCTCTGCTGTGTGGACGGAGGCCAAGGTCAGATGCCTTGAGAAGCTCCAGCTTTGCTTTCTGCCCAGCCCATCTTGCCTCCATGGTGCCTCTGGTCTCCTCTAAAGGAGGGTGGTAGGTACCAAGAACCAGTGGAGGGGACCCTGAGCTGGCAAGAGTAAGCCCCATCTCCCGCTCTGGTAAAGTCTGGCTCCTGGAGCACCTCACTCTGCCTTCTGCTCAGTAACAGGACCTTGCTAGTTGGGTTGTCACCCGAGAATCTGGGATTTATGCTCCTACCCTCCGCCTGTGTTGCCCACCTCAGCAATCACTAAGACTGATACTGAAATAAATCATGTTAATCCCAGCTGTGTGCTGTCACTCTTGGCCTTCTCTGTCCAGCTCAGTCTTCCCTGGGGTTAGGGCTGCGGACATTAAGACTAGCTTTGTCCCACAGCTTGGGGCCATCGGTCCTGTCTCCCTTCTGCTGGCTGGGCACAGCTGTGACGAGGCCGGGCAGAGCAACAGTGTTGGCTTTCATGAAGCAGAAAGGagaggctggcttcagactcatagAGAAGGTGGGGGTTGGCTGGGAGCCAGAAACTTGGAGCACAAAGCCTTTATCTGACAGCTAAGGCGACCGACGGCATGCAGGTGGCCGTGCCCCAAAGACTGCTCAGCAAGGCACAGAGTTCCCAGCCTGGACTTTGTGGGGCACTTGGGCAAGGCAACCTTGCTCCTCACACCCAACAGTAGACCTTCAGCAGTCCCTCCTGCCgctctggttcaaggcctctctGTCACTAGGTATCTGTGCCATCAGCTTATTGCCTCTTGTGTCTGCACAGAACAGCAACTTAGCTAAGTAGCATGCAGATAGATCCCTTCATGTTGCCTCATGTAAGCAGGAAGAAGCCAGTCATGCATTTGCAGACAACAGTTTGAACCTTAAGCCAGCAAAGGCCTGACACCGGGAGCTGCCTGCCACGCTTTCAAagagcagaattttttttttttttggtttttcgagacaggtttctctgtgtagccctggctgtcctggaactcagaaatccgcctgcctctgcctcctgagtgctgggattaaaggcgtgccaccactgtccagcaggAGTAGAATTTTGTCCTCGTGTCCATATCCCTCAAGCCTCCAGTGCCTTGCTATAGGAGCAGGACAATGTAGTGGCTcataccttaatcccagcactggagagggctgaggcaggaggactgctctaGTCTaagcctacatagtgagaacgaacaaacatacacacacacctggtgCCTATGTTCTTGGATGAACCTCAGGTACAGAGCAGCCACCAAAGCCAAGGACCAAAGAACGgtcaaaacattttattctttttcttttttaataaagttaaacAATACAACAAAAATTCACAAGCTGCCTCCCTGTCTACccctggcttccctccctccctagtcCTCAGCACTGGCTCCCTTTCCTTCACCCCTCATACAGACACAGGGCACCCAACTGAGAAAACGAAACTGCTCTAAGTACACAAGGACATGATGGAGGAAGTGAACTGTCCACACTCATGGTTAAACCAAGCAAGTCTGCATTTTCTGGGTTCTAAGGAGTTGGCCTTCATTAGCCAAACTGAAAGTAGAAATTCCCTGGGCCAGatgctgaaaggaaaaagaaaggcttGTTAGTTGGCTCTGTGGTTATACCAAAGTCTTAGAGAGCAGCTTAACCCAAACAGACTCCAAGGGTATCAACTAGCCTGAGCCTTGAGCACAAGGGCCAGCATGCAAGGCGAGCGTCCTACCACTGGGCACAAGTGCGCTTTGTGTGCAGCTTCTCGACACCCTTGCTCTTATGGAGAAGGCACGATACCACGGGGCTTGGTGACGTTTCTCTGACCCTGCTAACTGCACTGAGAATGGTCCCAGGAAAAATAAACCCAGGAGCCTCATCAGCCACACAAGCATAGACGCCTGTCCTGCTGAACAAGGATCCAGCTGTCTCCACACAGATTCCCCAGGGGCTGCCTGAGTGAGGGGTCTGTCACCTGGGAGCTTCTAAGAGCAGCAGGCGTACCACACCTACCTTCAAAGCTGAAGCCCCCAGGACCACCGAAGAATGCCTTGAAGATGTTGTTTGCATCGAAATCTGGTGAGAAACATGGAAAGGGCAAAGAAGGGGAAAATCAGAAAGCTCTGAGGGAGCAGACGCAGACTTCTAAGGCTCACTCTGCTCTTCCTTTTCGGTCTAGATGTTAGGGAGCCTATCCCCATGTCAGCCCAGGCAGAACCTGCCGATCCTGCTTCTGGGATGTGTTCCCTTCCAGGTGAAGTCTACAAGGAAAGCGTCCCCTGCCTCTGACTGGGCTTCTTACCTAGGAATGCCATTGGCATCATGCCTTGCTATAATGCTGGGGCTGTATTGAGAAGGCTCTAATTCAGTGTTACCAAAGTCACGCACCAGTCCTGGAGATCCTGACTCTTTAGTCCAGGTCACAACAGTTCTGATGGCTCCTGctctagctctttttttttttaacatcctaTTGGCTTATGTCACTGGCTGAGTACTTACAGACCTCTCCTCTGGAGTGTCCCAACTCAGCTGCCCAGAGGGCAGAAGCCGTGGTAGCTACAATGGGGGCTTTTCTGGTGCTTTAGAAAAAACCTTTTACAGGGACCATTCTCATTGCAGATGCCCAAACCAACTCACCGCCCATATTCATGCCCTCCTCATCCAAGTCCTGGCCACTGTCGTAACGAGTCTTTTTCTTGGGATCAGAGAGAATGGTAAAGGCCTCTCCCACTTCCTTAaacttcttctcctcctccttctgaacTTCGGCACTGGCCCCACTGTGCCGATCTAGAGGATTCAGTgaaaccagggacacaggaaaacaAAGTCTATTATTGTCCAAGTTTGGAATGTGGCACCTCCCACAGCCTGTAGGACAGGGAGCCCAGCGCCCCCTTCTTCCCACTGCAT
This sequence is a window from Mus pahari chromosome 14, PAHARI_EIJ_v1.1, whole genome shotgun sequence. Protein-coding genes within it:
- the Cnp gene encoding 2',3'-cyclic-nucleotide 3'-phosphodiesterase isoform X2, which encodes MSSSGAKDKPELQFPFLQDEDTVATLHECKTLFILRGLPGSGKSTLARLILEKYHNGTKMVSADAYKIIPGSRADFSEAYKRLDEDLAGYCRRDIRVLVLDDTNHERERLDQLFEMADQYQYQVVLVEPKTAWRLDCAQLKEKNQWQLSADDLKKLKPGLEKDFLPLYFGWFLTKKSSETLRKAGQVFLEELGNHKAFKKELRHFISGDEPKEKLELVSYFGKRPPGVLHCTTKFCDYGKAAGAEEYAQQEVVKRSYGKAFKLSISALFVTPKTAGAQVVLNEQELLLWPSDLDKPSASEGLPPGSRAHVTLGCAADVQPVQTGLDLLDILQQMKGGSQGEAVGELPRGKLYSLGKGRWMLSLTKKMEVKAIFTGYYGKGKPVPIHGSRKGGAMQICTII
- the Cnp gene encoding 2',3'-cyclic-nucleotide 3'-phosphodiesterase isoform X1; the protein is MNTNFARKSHTFLPKLFFRKMSSSGAKDKPELQFPFLQDEDTVATLHECKTLFILRGLPGSGKSTLARLILEKYHNGTKMVSADAYKIIPGSRADFSEAYKRLDEDLAGYCRRDIRVLVLDDTNHERERLDQLFEMADQYQYQVVLVEPKTAWRLDCAQLKEKNQWQLSADDLKKLKPGLEKDFLPLYFGWFLTKKSSETLRKAGQVFLEELGNHKAFKKELRHFISGDEPKEKLELVSYFGKRPPGVLHCTTKFCDYGKAAGAEEYAQQEVVKRSYGKAFKLSISALFVTPKTAGAQVVLNEQELLLWPSDLDKPSASEGLPPGSRAHVTLGCAADVQPVQTGLDLLDILQQMKGGSQGEAVGELPRGKLYSLGKGRWMLSLTKKMEVKAIFTGYYGKGKPVPIHGSRKGGAMQICTII